In Veillonellales bacterium, a genomic segment contains:
- a CDS encoding amino acid ABC transporter ATP-binding protein yields MLTIQNLYKQFGSLVAVNGVNLTVGRGETVALMGPSGCGKSTTIRTINRLVEPDQGSILIGDTEITALNPDELRDMRKRIGFVFQQFNLIGRLTALENVMLGLVMSGMPRELAREKGAAALRKVGLENRHDHKPGEMSGGQQQRIGIARALAFEPELMLWDEPTASLDPILVREVLVVMEELAKYRASAMLVVTHEIAFALHVADRIMLMDKGSIVEEGQPFQVFVNPRSFVGKQYKELIEYQMNTSALSLAGKRSA; encoded by the coding sequence ATGCTTACGATTCAAAACTTATATAAGCAATTCGGCAGTCTGGTAGCGGTTAACGGCGTCAATCTGACTGTCGGACGGGGCGAAACGGTAGCTCTTATGGGGCCGTCAGGCTGCGGCAAATCCACTACCATCAGGACGATTAACCGTTTGGTGGAGCCGGATCAAGGTTCTATCCTGATTGGCGATACGGAGATTACAGCTTTGAATCCGGACGAACTGCGGGATATGCGAAAACGTATCGGCTTTGTTTTTCAACAGTTTAATCTCATCGGCCGGTTAACGGCGTTGGAAAACGTGATGCTGGGCCTGGTAATGAGCGGTATGCCCAGGGAATTGGCCCGTGAAAAAGGAGCGGCAGCTCTTCGCAAGGTGGGCTTGGAAAACCGCCATGACCATAAACCGGGCGAAATGTCCGGCGGTCAGCAGCAGCGGATAGGCATCGCCCGGGCTTTGGCTTTTGAGCCGGAACTGATGCTATGGGATGAACCGACAGCTTCGCTCGATCCGATTTTAGTACGGGAAGTGCTGGTCGTTATGGAAGAGCTGGCCAAGTATCGTGCCAGCGCCATGCTGGTTGTGACCCACGAAATCGCTTTTGCCCTTCACGTTGCCGACCGGATCATGCTGATGGACAAAGGCAGTATTGTAGAAGAAGGCCAGCCGTTTCAAGTGTTTGTTAATCCCCGGTCCTTTGTCGGCAAACAATACAAGGAACTGATTGAGTATCAAATGAATACCAGTGCCCTCTCCCTCGCCGGCAAACGAAGTGCATGA
- a CDS encoding BamA/TamA family outer membrane protein, with protein sequence MSTKRRYGQLFFATIFSLSLILTVFAPVYAQDLTGKVVTKVTVTGNSTVAESTILSVVKVKPGDVLAADKVKQDMQSIYELGYFFDVVANFTEVPEGVQVVYTVMENPVLTDIVIKGNTKVTTDKLKSMLTVAKGSVLNSRTLNDNARAIEQYYHDQGYILAKVSDVSMASGGVLNITINEGTLEGIQVKGNDKTKNYVITREMKLKPGEPFNAKDARRSMQKVYNLGYFEDVNMKLNPGKEPNAVVLEADVVEQKTGTFSIGGGYSKSDGMVGIIELGDTNFHGTGDQVKIHWEFGGNAESVSNGKNYEFSYTHPWLDAKQTSLGFNFYNMTNEYTDYDGETERSDYYKKRKGWDVTFGRPQDEYTTNYITLKHRDDVYVEPVSGVDYSGASTDTKTTDFLSKYPNYLKDNFGVTRSVTLMRVYDSRDNVFNPTEGKRTSLSAEFAGRTFGGDFDFNKYTAENRNYFKVGHAQVVAVRLMTGYATGNLPEDGEFSLGGADSLRGYEDDEFKGDKMMAATVEYRFPLAKKVQGVFFTDAGKTWNEDSYQISDLKVGVGFGVRISTPIGPIKLDYGKGSEGGRTHFSFGGQF encoded by the coding sequence ATGAGTACAAAAAGACGCTACGGACAACTATTCTTTGCAACCATTTTCAGTCTCAGCCTGATTCTTACCGTTTTCGCTCCTGTGTATGCTCAGGATCTTACCGGCAAAGTGGTTACCAAGGTAACGGTTACCGGCAATTCCACAGTGGCGGAAAGCACGATTCTGAGTGTGGTAAAGGTAAAACCGGGAGATGTACTGGCGGCCGACAAAGTCAAGCAGGATATGCAGTCTATTTATGAATTGGGTTATTTTTTCGACGTGGTAGCTAATTTTACCGAAGTCCCTGAAGGCGTCCAGGTGGTTTATACTGTCATGGAAAATCCGGTGCTTACCGATATTGTGATTAAAGGCAATACCAAGGTAACTACCGATAAGCTGAAGAGCATGCTGACAGTTGCTAAAGGCAGTGTTTTAAATTCTAGGACACTGAACGACAATGCTCGTGCGATTGAACAGTATTATCATGATCAGGGATATATCCTGGCGAAAGTCAGTGATGTTTCCATGGCAAGCGGCGGCGTCCTGAATATTACGATTAATGAGGGTACGCTGGAAGGAATCCAGGTGAAGGGCAATGACAAAACAAAGAACTATGTCATTACCCGCGAAATGAAGCTGAAGCCGGGTGAGCCCTTTAATGCCAAGGATGCCCGCCGCAGCATGCAGAAAGTGTACAACCTGGGGTACTTTGAAGATGTGAACATGAAGCTGAATCCGGGAAAAGAGCCAAACGCTGTTGTGCTGGAAGCCGATGTGGTGGAACAAAAAACCGGCACCTTCTCCATTGGCGGCGGCTACAGCAAAAGTGACGGCATGGTGGGAATTATTGAATTAGGCGACACGAACTTCCACGGTACCGGCGATCAGGTCAAAATTCATTGGGAATTCGGCGGCAATGCCGAAAGTGTAAGCAATGGGAAGAATTATGAATTTAGTTATACTCATCCCTGGCTTGATGCCAAGCAGACTTCCCTGGGCTTTAACTTTTATAACATGACTAATGAATATACCGATTACGATGGTGAGACGGAACGATCCGACTACTATAAAAAGCGGAAAGGCTGGGATGTTACCTTTGGGCGTCCGCAAGACGAATACACTACCAACTATATTACTCTGAAGCACCGGGATGATGTCTATGTGGAACCCGTTTCCGGCGTGGATTACAGCGGTGCGTCGACAGATACAAAAACGACAGACTTTTTGTCTAAGTATCCCAATTATTTAAAAGATAATTTTGGTGTAACCCGCAGCGTTACGCTTATGCGGGTGTATGATTCCCGGGACAATGTGTTTAACCCGACGGAAGGGAAACGGACTTCACTGTCGGCTGAGTTTGCCGGACGTACCTTTGGCGGCGATTTTGATTTTAACAAATATACCGCTGAAAACCGCAACTATTTCAAAGTAGGACATGCACAGGTTGTGGCGGTTCGCCTGATGACAGGTTATGCAACCGGAAACTTGCCGGAAGACGGTGAATTTTCCCTCGGCGGTGCCGATAGCCTGCGCGGGTATGAGGATGACGAATTTAAGGGCGATAAAATGATGGCGGCAACAGTCGAATACCGGTTCCCGCTGGCAAAAAAAGTCCAGGGCGTATTCTTTACCGATGCCGGCAAGACGTGGAATGAAGACAGCTACCAAATCAGCGACTTAAAAGTAGGGGTTGGTTTCGGTGTAAGGATTTCCACTCCTATTGGGCCGATTAAGCTGGACTATGGGAAAGGTTCCGAAGGCGGCAGAACCCATTTCAGTTTTGGCGGACAATTCTAA
- a CDS encoding YjbH domain-containing protein, whose amino-acid sequence MKKYMLGTLCAILLIAAPAGAAPSVNGSTGMINNPTAAVLQEGQISLGYYHLKDGRVGVFDANIGGHMEVGVAGFRYNDREDKNCVNAKWGIVPETILTPGLAVGAEDIANTDKRTLYAVASKSLPFGFRLHVGMGNGRYDGVFAGIEKTVNPIGMITGSNTFPATTFMAEYDGHGMNYGARLSIVPGVKLDAGYRQHQTCFGVSFTN is encoded by the coding sequence GTGAAAAAATATATGCTGGGCACTTTGTGCGCCATATTGCTGATTGCCGCGCCGGCCGGTGCGGCTCCGTCGGTAAACGGTTCCACCGGGATGATCAATAATCCGACTGCCGCTGTTTTGCAGGAAGGGCAAATTTCTTTGGGATATTATCACCTGAAAGACGGCAGAGTGGGTGTGTTCGACGCCAATATCGGCGGACATATGGAAGTCGGCGTCGCCGGATTCCGTTATAATGACCGGGAAGATAAAAATTGCGTAAATGCCAAATGGGGAATAGTGCCGGAAACCATTCTGACTCCCGGTCTGGCTGTGGGAGCGGAGGATATAGCCAATACGGATAAACGCACTTTATATGCGGTAGCCAGTAAAAGCCTGCCTTTTGGCTTTCGCCTGCACGTTGGCATGGGAAACGGCCGCTATGACGGTGTTTTTGCCGGTATTGAGAAGACCGTCAACCCTATCGGCATGATTACCGGCAGCAACACCTTCCCGGCGACTACATTCATGGCGGAATATGATGGACACGGAATGAATTACGGCGCCCGGCTGTCCATCGTCCCCGGGGTAAAACTGGATGCCGGCTATCGTCAGCATCAGACCTGTTTTGGCGTCAGTTTTACGAACTAA
- a CDS encoding OmpH family outer membrane protein, with protein sequence MKQTKKLVVLLLIVFAASLLLSGCSTSSQNIGVLDVNKVMSDSPQVKQFQDQLNQKGKELSDQLEKDKANLSAEDFQKKQEAAYTEFMKNKQELESQIDASIKQALEQVSKDKKLGVVLYKNGVAQGGTDITDDVIQKMQ encoded by the coding sequence ATGAAACAAACCAAAAAATTAGTTGTACTGCTGCTGATAGTTTTTGCTGCATCCCTGCTGCTTAGCGGCTGCAGTACAAGCTCGCAGAATATTGGCGTACTGGATGTGAACAAAGTCATGTCCGACAGTCCGCAAGTGAAACAATTTCAGGATCAGCTTAACCAAAAGGGCAAGGAATTAAGCGATCAGCTGGAAAAGGACAAGGCCAATTTATCCGCTGAGGATTTCCAAAAAAAGCAGGAAGCTGCCTATACTGAATTCATGAAGAACAAACAGGAACTGGAAAGTCAGATTGATGCCAGTATTAAACAGGCTTTGGAGCAGGTATCCAAAGATAAGAAACTGGGAGTTGTTTTGTATAAGAATGGCGTAGCTCAGGGCGGAACCGATATAACGGATGATGTAATTCAAAAAATGCAATAA
- the fabZ gene encoding 3-hydroxyacyl-ACP dehydratase FabZ: MMLSSTEIQKIIPHRYPMLLVDRIVELEPMKRAVGIKNVTINEQFFQGHFPGKPIMPGVLILEAMAQVGGVAMLQPEENRGKVAVFAGIDRVKFRKPVVPGDQLRLVAELLKVRGSMGKLWAQAYVDEQLVAEGEFLFALT, from the coding sequence ATTATGTTGTCTTCGACAGAAATTCAAAAGATTATTCCCCATCGGTATCCAATGCTGCTGGTTGACCGCATCGTGGAACTTGAACCGATGAAACGGGCTGTTGGTATTAAAAATGTGACGATCAACGAGCAATTTTTTCAGGGCCATTTTCCTGGGAAACCGATTATGCCTGGCGTTCTTATACTGGAAGCCATGGCCCAGGTCGGCGGAGTTGCCATGCTCCAGCCGGAGGAAAACAGAGGCAAAGTGGCTGTTTTTGCCGGTATTGACCGGGTGAAATTCCGCAAGCCGGTAGTGCCCGGTGATCAGCTGCGCCTAGTGGCGGAACTGCTTAAAGTCCGTGGCAGCATGGGAAAATTGTGGGCTCAGGCTTATGTTGACGAGCAACTGGTGGCGGAAGGTGAATTTTTGTTTGCCTTAACCTGA
- a CDS encoding lysophospholipid acyltransferase family protein, which translates to MLYTIVKVFSAVVCILPASVCRCFGNALGALCWPIVPQKRKLMAIHNIISSLAVNEKTAAAIAKQSTTRFGKMFLEVLRIPRLNAANIGHHVRMIGGEYLTEALSHGHGAVLATAHSGNWELLGAALAMHDYPLVAVVQKQTNAAMDRFINEYRTRAGMYVTYKTGVREMIRLLGDGKIVGLLIDQDAGGDGVFVDFLGRPASTPQGAAALARLKGAPIVPAFITENSDGSHSAVIHPPVWVNKTTDRDEDIRVTMQLLTKIVEQHIRKHPQEWFWLHNRWKHRPPETRNH; encoded by the coding sequence ATGCTTTATACGATAGTGAAAGTTTTCAGCGCAGTGGTCTGCATTTTGCCGGCATCGGTGTGCCGCTGTTTTGGCAATGCCCTGGGAGCTTTGTGCTGGCCGATTGTGCCGCAGAAGCGGAAACTCATGGCCATTCATAATATCATCAGCAGTTTGGCAGTAAACGAAAAAACGGCAGCCGCAATTGCGAAGCAGAGTACCACTCGTTTTGGCAAAATGTTTTTAGAGGTGCTGCGTATTCCACGACTGAATGCTGCTAATATCGGACATCATGTTCGGATGATTGGCGGCGAATATTTAACCGAAGCATTATCCCATGGACATGGAGCAGTACTGGCTACCGCCCATAGCGGGAATTGGGAACTTCTCGGGGCCGCATTGGCAATGCATGATTATCCGCTGGTCGCTGTCGTCCAGAAGCAGACCAATGCGGCTATGGATCGGTTTATTAATGAGTATCGTACTCGTGCCGGTATGTATGTTACTTACAAAACCGGTGTGCGGGAAATGATTCGGCTGCTGGGAGACGGCAAAATAGTCGGCCTGCTGATTGATCAGGATGCCGGCGGAGACGGAGTGTTTGTCGATTTTCTTGGCCGCCCGGCTTCCACTCCTCAGGGCGCGGCGGCTTTGGCCCGGCTGAAGGGAGCACCGATTGTGCCGGCGTTTATTACCGAAAATAGCGATGGCAGTCACAGTGCCGTCATTCATCCACCGGTCTGGGTCAATAAAACCACCGACCGGGACGAGGATATCCGCGTTACCATGCAGCTGCTGACAAAAATTGTTGAGCAGCATATTCGCAAGCATCCTCAGGAGTGGTTTTGGCTCCATAACCGCTGGAAACATCGGCCGCCGGAGACTCGAAACCACTAA
- a CDS encoding OmpH family outer membrane protein, with protein sequence MLNLQKKQVKIISLAIVAFFVLGVAGLALSQTGKTNVANASSSSNIGVVNHQLLVSQHPDMAKAQDAMQTEVEAAKQDFDTKTANMNDKEKQDYYMQVQQRLNLKQQELIGPIFDKVDAAIKSVADAKGIAVVLDKSNVVYGGQDITDDVMKKLGGK encoded by the coding sequence GTGTTAAATTTGCAAAAAAAACAAGTTAAAATCATATCATTAGCCATCGTTGCATTCTTTGTCTTGGGAGTTGCCGGACTGGCGTTGTCGCAAACCGGTAAAACCAATGTGGCAAATGCCAGCAGTTCCTCCAACATTGGAGTGGTAAACCATCAATTGCTGGTTTCTCAGCATCCGGATATGGCTAAGGCGCAGGACGCCATGCAAACCGAAGTGGAAGCAGCAAAGCAGGATTTCGATACGAAAACGGCCAATATGAATGACAAAGAAAAACAAGACTACTACATGCAGGTACAGCAGCGGTTAAACCTGAAGCAGCAGGAACTGATCGGACCGATCTTTGATAAAGTGGATGCGGCCATTAAATCCGTTGCCGATGCAAAAGGCATCGCCGTTGTTCTGGATAAAAGCAACGTAGTGTATGGCGGTCAGGATATAACCGACGATGTAATGAAAAAATTAGGCGGTAAGTAA
- the lpxC gene encoding UDP-3-O-acyl-N-acetylglucosamine deacetylase, with protein sequence MDTIERQTTLAKAVTYTGIGLHSGRDVTITLNPAPTETGIVFARVDLPGAPRVEAKAANVTNAMRATTLEKGEAKVFTVEHLLAAFSAVQVDNCIVEINSIEPPVGDGSALPFLQLIQSAGIIEQDKPRAVVRITAAQAVRQQDKFIAILPYEGFRITFTSINAHPLLGVQFGDYEITPGNFRREIAPARTIGFMHEIEALQAQGLALGGSLGNAIVYDDTQVLTPLRFSDELVRHKILDIVGDLALVGRVYGHVIAVKSGHSLNTMLAKKIAFKLCTIAEGVE encoded by the coding sequence ATGGATACTATTGAGCGCCAGACTACTTTGGCGAAAGCAGTTACCTATACCGGCATCGGACTTCATTCCGGCCGGGATGTTACTATTACTTTAAATCCGGCACCGACAGAAACCGGTATTGTATTTGCCCGCGTTGATTTGCCGGGAGCTCCCCGGGTGGAGGCGAAAGCTGCTAATGTTACAAACGCTATGCGGGCAACTACCCTGGAGAAGGGGGAGGCAAAGGTATTCACTGTAGAGCATCTGCTGGCTGCTTTCAGCGCCGTACAGGTGGATAACTGTATAGTGGAGATCAATTCCATTGAACCTCCCGTCGGTGACGGCAGCGCGCTGCCCTTTTTGCAGTTGATTCAGTCTGCAGGAATCATTGAGCAGGACAAGCCGCGGGCAGTAGTCCGGATCACTGCGGCGCAGGCGGTACGGCAGCAGGATAAGTTTATTGCGATTTTGCCTTATGAAGGTTTTCGGATTACCTTTACTTCGATTAATGCGCACCCCCTGCTGGGTGTACAGTTTGGCGATTACGAAATAACGCCGGGAAATTTTCGCCGGGAGATTGCGCCGGCCCGGACCATCGGCTTTATGCATGAAATTGAAGCGCTGCAGGCCCAGGGACTGGCTCTGGGGGGCAGTCTGGGCAATGCCATTGTTTATGACGATACCCAGGTGCTTACGCCCCTTCGTTTCTCCGATGAATTAGTACGGCATAAAATCCTGGATATTGTCGGGGATTTGGCTTTGGTTGGCCGCGTATACGGCCATGTGATTGCTGTAAAATCCGGCCATTCCTTAAATACAATGCTTGCAAAAAAAATAGCATTCAAGTTGTGCACAATTGCTGAGGGAGTTGAATAA
- the lpxD gene encoding UDP-3-O-(3-hydroxymyristoyl)glucosamine N-acyltransferase — protein sequence MKLGEIADLVNGTVLGDREIVIAGVSGMEDAGAEEITFAVVPYIEQAGLSGAAAVILPDTVTEFVKPAIRVANPRVAFTRLLEIFNPPPAIVRGVHPTAIIGQNVKLGKDIAIMPYVVIADKAAIGDNTILYPHTYIGENVHIGRDVYIYPNVTVRENCRIGDRVLIHSGAVIGSDGFGFVTQEGVHHKVPQVGNVVIEDDVEIGANVTIDRATTSSTLVRRGTKIDNLVHLAHNVVIGEDCFLVAQTGIAGSAKIGNHVTFAGQCGSAGHLTVGDNCIFAARSAPIGDIPAGSFYAGFPARPHKEWLRAEASLYKVPDLIKKVRDLEKRLARIEQ from the coding sequence ATGAAGCTTGGTGAAATCGCCGACCTGGTAAACGGTACGGTTTTAGGCGATAGAGAGATTGTGATTGCAGGGGTGTCCGGTATGGAAGATGCCGGGGCCGAAGAGATTACCTTTGCCGTCGTGCCTTATATTGAACAGGCGGGCTTATCCGGGGCGGCCGCGGTGATTCTGCCGGATACCGTCACGGAATTTGTCAAACCGGCCATTCGGGTAGCTAATCCCCGGGTGGCCTTTACCAGGCTGCTGGAGATATTTAATCCGCCGCCTGCCATTGTGCGGGGCGTTCACCCCACCGCTATTATCGGTCAGAATGTGAAACTTGGCAAAGATATTGCAATAATGCCTTATGTAGTGATTGCGGATAAAGCAGCGATCGGCGACAATACAATTCTTTATCCCCACACCTATATTGGTGAAAATGTTCATATCGGCCGGGATGTTTATATTTATCCCAATGTAACTGTAAGGGAAAACTGTCGAATTGGCGACCGTGTACTGATTCATAGCGGTGCGGTCATTGGCAGTGACGGATTTGGCTTTGTTACCCAGGAGGGCGTTCACCATAAAGTTCCCCAGGTAGGCAATGTAGTGATTGAAGACGATGTGGAGATTGGGGCAAATGTGACTATCGACCGGGCTACTACCAGCAGTACGCTGGTCAGGCGGGGAACAAAAATTGATAATCTGGTTCATTTGGCCCATAATGTGGTGATTGGGGAAGATTGCTTTTTGGTAGCCCAGACAGGAATTGCCGGCAGTGCAAAAATCGGCAATCACGTGACTTTTGCCGGCCAATGCGGTAGTGCCGGACATCTGACAGTCGGCGATAACTGTATTTTTGCCGCCCGATCGGCACCGATCGGCGATATTCCTGCCGGGTCTTTTTATGCCGGCTTTCCCGCCCGACCGCATAAAGAATGGCTGCGGGCCGAGGCTTCGCTGTACAAGGTGCCGGACTTGATCAAAAAAGTGCGGGATTTGGAGAAACGCTTAGCCAGGATAGAACAATGA
- the lpxA gene encoding acyl-ACP--UDP-N-acetylglucosamine O-acyltransferase — translation MKPEKVVIPLHQVHETAVIHPGARIGKDVEIGPYAVIGENVLIDDGTKIGAHVVIDGWTSIGKNCIIFPSASLGAEPQDLKFTGEKSYVFIGDNTRIREFATVHRATGEGEETRIGSNCLLMAYTHVAHNCVVGNYVVMSNAATLAGHVVVEDRVVIGGLSGVHQFVKIGKNAMVGGASKVVQDVPPYVIVDGHPAKVSGLNNVGLSRAGVSLDARRTLKKAYKILYRSGLSLDQAIAVMEQELEACNEIEHFLRFLRNAERGICRGRREVSE, via the coding sequence ATAAAACCGGAAAAGGTAGTAATACCTCTGCATCAAGTACATGAAACGGCAGTTATTCATCCCGGTGCCCGCATTGGTAAGGATGTGGAAATCGGACCTTATGCGGTAATTGGCGAAAACGTATTAATCGACGATGGTACCAAAATCGGCGCTCATGTTGTTATAGATGGCTGGACCAGTATCGGCAAAAATTGTATTATCTTTCCCAGTGCTTCCCTTGGCGCCGAACCTCAGGATTTGAAATTTACCGGCGAGAAAAGTTATGTATTTATCGGAGATAATACCAGAATCAGGGAATTCGCTACTGTTCACCGGGCTACCGGTGAAGGGGAGGAAACTCGCATCGGCTCCAACTGTTTGCTGATGGCCTATACCCATGTGGCTCATAATTGTGTTGTCGGCAATTATGTAGTTATGTCTAATGCCGCGACATTAGCCGGGCACGTTGTTGTGGAAGACCGGGTTGTCATTGGCGGTTTATCCGGTGTGCATCAATTCGTAAAAATCGGTAAAAACGCCATGGTCGGCGGTGCTTCGAAAGTAGTACAAGATGTGCCGCCGTATGTTATCGTCGACGGTCATCCGGCAAAAGTATCCGGTCTCAATAATGTAGGCTTGTCACGGGCCGGAGTCAGTCTGGACGCTCGCCGTACGCTGAAAAAAGCCTATAAAATTCTTTATCGTTCCGGCTTGAGCCTGGATCAGGCCATTGCCGTAATGGAACAGGAACTGGAAGCTTGTAATGAAATAGAACATTTTCTTCGCTTCCTGCGGAATGCGGAGCGGGGAATTTGCCGCGGCCGGCGGGAAGTTTCTGAATAA
- a CDS encoding sigma-70 family RNA polymerase sigma factor — protein sequence MMLRQYLAELKKIQLFTPEEEAGLWQGYKTEDNIECRRQLIENYQPLVFKAAMNWKVDHATLMDIIQEGTVGLIEAVERYDPGRGVAFSLFAFHRIRGRMLNYMEREGKRSLAYMDSPLDGDSATLGELLVDPAPDVSRQAEQNILVEQVKKALERLPIKEQMVLSGVYLEDREPKQLAEKLDMSISHVYRLQKQGIRRIRGMLSKFMQHW from the coding sequence ATGATGCTCAGACAGTATCTTGCTGAACTGAAAAAGATTCAGCTGTTTACGCCGGAAGAAGAAGCCGGATTGTGGCAGGGCTACAAAACAGAGGATAATATTGAATGCCGCCGGCAGCTGATTGAAAATTATCAGCCCCTGGTTTTTAAGGCTGCCATGAACTGGAAGGTAGATCACGCTACCCTGATGGATATTATCCAGGAGGGTACGGTCGGACTGATTGAAGCGGTGGAGAGGTACGATCCCGGCCGCGGGGTCGCTTTTAGTCTGTTCGCTTTTCATCGGATTCGCGGCCGCATGCTGAATTATATGGAACGGGAAGGAAAACGTTCTTTGGCTTATATGGACAGCCCTTTGGACGGAGACAGCGCCACCTTAGGGGAACTGCTGGTTGATCCGGCGCCTGATGTTTCCCGCCAGGCTGAGCAAAATATTCTGGTTGAACAAGTTAAAAAGGCTTTGGAGCGGCTGCCGATCAAGGAACAGATGGTCTTAAGCGGGGTATACCTGGAAGACAGGGAACCGAAGCAGCTGGCGGAAAAGCTGGATATGAGCATTTCTCATGTGTATCGATTGCAAAAGCAGGGGATTCGACGTATCAGGGGTATGCTGTCAAAATTTATGCAGCATTGGTAA